One Curtobacterium sp. MCLR17_007 DNA window includes the following coding sequences:
- a CDS encoding DUF6286 domain-containing protein gives MSNNSVERRIRRRSIHSSRSTAVSIALVVLVLVAAWIGTESVLRAVGSAPLLADPQTAVNTALRPDSAFLTIAEVIAVVLVVLGVILVVLALKPGRQHRSVVPHDRGAVVIDTRIIAATAANAASSAAGVPEDNTTASSRGTTTEVRIVPVSGVAVNESAVKSAVEERLGRLDERFGRRVKVRIAEQGRLS, from the coding sequence ATGAGCAACAACAGCGTCGAGCGTCGCATCCGTCGCCGGAGCATCCACAGCTCCCGGTCGACCGCGGTGTCCATCGCGCTCGTGGTCCTCGTCCTGGTGGCGGCATGGATCGGCACCGAGTCGGTCCTGCGCGCGGTCGGTTCGGCTCCGCTCCTGGCGGACCCGCAGACCGCCGTCAACACGGCACTCCGTCCGGACTCCGCGTTCCTGACGATCGCCGAGGTGATCGCAGTCGTCCTCGTGGTCCTGGGCGTCATCCTGGTCGTCCTGGCCCTCAAGCCGGGACGACAGCACCGCTCGGTGGTGCCGCACGACCGCGGTGCCGTCGTCATCGACACCCGCATCATCGCCGCGACCGCCGCCAACGCGGCGAGCTCCGCCGCCGGTGTGCCCGAGGACAACACCACGGCCAGCTCGCGCGGCACCACCACCGAGGTCCGGATCGTCCCGGTCTCCGGGGTCGCCGTCAACGAGTCCGCGGTGAAGTCCGCCGTCGAGGAACGCCTCGGTCGGCTCGACGAGCGCTTCGGCCGCCGCGTCAAGGTCCGCATCGCAGAACAGGGCAGGCTGTCATGA
- a CDS encoding DUF2273 domain-containing protein gives MSTTFIGALIGAILAVVALQFGFWGFVLVIVFGAIGALVAALVSGKIDRGALTDVLTGRRSSR, from the coding sequence ATGAGCACCACCTTCATCGGCGCCCTGATCGGCGCCATCCTGGCAGTCGTCGCACTGCAGTTCGGGTTCTGGGGCTTCGTCCTGGTCATCGTCTTCGGTGCGATCGGTGCGCTCGTCGCAGCGCTCGTCTCCGGCAAGATCGACCGCGGCGCCCTCACCGACGTGCTGACCGGACGCCGGAGCTCCCGGTGA
- a CDS encoding MFS transporter: protein MTTASATRTIPTTTAWRNAVFVVFTLSGLAIATWLGRIPSVRDELDASTFEMGLLVVGMSVGSIAGLTFAGHIVGRLGAKRGVQIAAVCLALGLVMAGIAVSSGWGFAAIWVCLIAFGFGNGLCDVSMNVTGATAERLGGRTIMPLFHAAFSLGTLAGAGLGALAERLEVPVALHFIVIGVVTCVALGTAVRWFGDERITEPEPTDTSPVQLPISRWAVWKQPSTLLIGVIVLGMALAEGSANDWLPLAMIDGHGLDNASGSAVLTVFLAAMTVGRVAGSPLIDRFGRVPVLRTSAAVAVVGLGMLIFVPSVPLAIVGVVLWGLGASLGFPMGMSAAADDPRTAAAKVSAVATIGYVAFLAGPPIIGFVGEQFGLLNGLLIVFVFIIAAGLASGAARESTPDATRTDGAEPGLQGR, encoded by the coding sequence ATGACGACGGCGTCAGCCACCCGGACGATCCCGACCACCACCGCCTGGCGCAACGCGGTGTTCGTCGTGTTCACCCTGTCGGGCCTGGCCATCGCCACGTGGCTCGGCCGCATCCCGAGCGTGCGGGACGAACTCGACGCCAGCACGTTCGAGATGGGCCTGCTCGTCGTCGGCATGAGCGTCGGCTCCATCGCCGGCCTGACCTTCGCGGGGCACATCGTCGGACGGCTCGGCGCGAAGCGGGGCGTGCAGATCGCCGCCGTCTGCCTGGCACTCGGTCTGGTGATGGCCGGCATCGCCGTGAGCTCCGGGTGGGGCTTCGCCGCGATCTGGGTCTGCCTGATCGCGTTCGGCTTCGGCAACGGGCTGTGCGACGTGTCGATGAACGTCACCGGCGCCACGGCCGAGCGACTCGGCGGCCGCACGATCATGCCGCTCTTCCACGCCGCGTTCAGCCTCGGCACGCTCGCCGGTGCGGGGCTCGGCGCGCTCGCTGAGCGGCTCGAGGTCCCCGTCGCGCTGCACTTCATCGTCATCGGCGTCGTCACCTGCGTGGCGCTCGGCACCGCCGTGCGCTGGTTCGGTGACGAGCGCATCACCGAGCCCGAGCCGACGGACACCAGCCCCGTGCAGCTCCCCATCTCGCGCTGGGCCGTCTGGAAGCAGCCCTCGACCCTGCTCATCGGCGTGATCGTGCTCGGCATGGCCCTGGCCGAGGGCTCGGCGAACGACTGGCTGCCCCTGGCGATGATCGACGGCCACGGCCTGGACAACGCGAGCGGCTCGGCGGTCCTGACCGTGTTCCTCGCCGCGATGACCGTGGGACGTGTCGCGGGCAGCCCGCTGATCGACCGGTTCGGCCGAGTGCCGGTGCTCCGGACCAGCGCGGCCGTCGCGGTGGTCGGCCTCGGCATGCTCATCTTCGTGCCGAGCGTCCCCCTGGCGATCGTCGGCGTGGTGCTCTGGGGGCTCGGGGCCAGCCTCGGCTTCCCGATGGGCATGTCCGCCGCCGCCGACGACCCCCGCACCGCAGCCGCCAAGGTCAGCGCCGTCGCCACCATCGGCTACGTCGCGTTCCTGGCCGGCCCGCCGATCATCGGCTTCGTCGGCGAGCAGTTCGGACTGCTCAACGGCCTGCTCATCGTGTTCGTGTTCATCATCGCGGCCGGTCTGGCATCGGGCGCGGCACGCGAGTCGACGCCGGACGCGACCCGGACCGACGGAGCCGAGCCGGGCCTCCAGGGCCGTTAG
- a CDS encoding Asp23/Gls24 family envelope stress response protein — translation MENETHARTQVVDVALPASLTEPLPEDASALTVAARTAAVTAIGVDGVHHLGGVLERAADQVRSRLGRTASALGVKVDDTDGALAVQVSLVVTYPEPVTRVAEEVRSQVAHAVAQVAGKPATVEVRVTDVHGPFDDEPSKVSQAVDAAREKASEATDRVKDVASDAAESVKDAASDAAAKAQEVGADVADRTRDAAGRTKEAAAEALDQVRDTASETADRAREAAAEVRDSTAEGVDRAKEAGSDALDRAKEAGSDALDRASEAAGDAADAAEDAADSAKEAATHARHAAQDAAEVVADKTGDAVDTATAKADDAADTVAAKADAADTVSPEAEDAVDATKRAADDMADAAAHAADATKAAADDAHDAAATARDTDARA, via the coding sequence ATGGAGAACGAGACCCACGCCCGCACACAGGTCGTCGACGTGGCACTGCCCGCGTCGCTCACCGAACCACTGCCCGAGGACGCCAGCGCCCTCACCGTCGCGGCACGCACCGCGGCCGTGACCGCGATCGGTGTCGACGGGGTGCACCACCTGGGTGGCGTGCTCGAACGCGCGGCCGACCAGGTCCGCTCCCGACTCGGCCGGACCGCAAGCGCCCTGGGCGTGAAGGTCGACGACACCGACGGCGCCCTCGCCGTCCAGGTGTCCCTGGTGGTCACCTACCCGGAACCCGTCACGCGGGTCGCCGAGGAGGTCCGCTCGCAGGTCGCGCACGCCGTCGCACAGGTGGCCGGCAAGCCGGCGACCGTCGAGGTCCGTGTCACCGACGTGCACGGCCCCTTCGACGACGAGCCCTCGAAGGTCTCCCAGGCCGTCGACGCCGCCCGCGAGAAGGCGTCCGAGGCGACCGACCGGGTGAAGGACGTCGCGTCCGACGCCGCCGAGTCGGTGAAGGACGCCGCGTCCGACGCCGCCGCGAAGGCACAGGAAGTCGGCGCCGACGTCGCGGACCGCACCCGTGACGCCGCCGGCCGTACCAAGGAGGCCGCCGCCGAGGCGCTCGACCAGGTGCGCGACACCGCGTCCGAGACCGCCGACCGCGCCCGCGAGGCCGCAGCCGAGGTCCGTGACTCCACCGCCGAGGGCGTGGACCGCGCGAAGGAAGCCGGGTCGGACGCGCTGGACCGCGCGAAGGAAGCCGGCTCCGACGCGCTGGACCGCGCTTCCGAAGCAGCCGGGGACGCGGCCGACGCCGCCGAGGACGCTGCGGACTCCGCCAAGGAGGCCGCGACGCACGCACGGCACGCAGCCCAGGACGCGGCTGAGGTCGTCGCCGACAAGACCGGCGACGCCGTCGACACCGCGACGGCGAAGGCCGACGACGCTGCTGACACGGTCGCGGCGAAGGCAGACGCTGCTGACACGGTCAGCCCCGAGGCCGAGGACGCCGTCGACGCCACCAAGCGCGCCGCGGACGACATGGCGGACGCCGCTGCCCACGCCGCTGACGCGACCAAGGCCGCTGCCGACGACGCACACGACGCCGCAGCCACGGCGCGGGACACGGACGCACGCGCATGA
- a CDS encoding solute carrier family 23 protein produces MGLPWKLHGDGTTVSATTIVAPDERLTWGRTIGLGVQHVVAMFGATFLVPLLTGFPPSTTLLFSGIGTILFLLITGNRLPSYLGSSFAFIAPIGAATKIGGIPLALSGIIVVGALLAVVGLVVHLAGAGWIDRLMPPIVSGAIVALIGFNLAPAARDNFTKSPVVALITLLSIILVTVLFKGLLGRLSIVIGVVIGYVAALIGGQVDFSTVADKPWIGLPEFTAPAFDPAQLPIYLAFVPVVLALVAENVGHVKGVGQLTGRDLTPLTGRALMADGISTVLAGVGGGSATTTYGENIGVMAATRVFSTAAYWVAAIAAVLLGLSPKIGAVISSVPAGVLGGATTALYGLIGVIGIRIWVENRVDFAKPKNQLTAGIALIIGIADFTFSFGQASFGGIIVGTVAAIVVYHLMDLIGRARGTDPAVPDASETAHAATGGVPAEPRAD; encoded by the coding sequence ATGGGACTTCCGTGGAAGCTGCACGGCGACGGCACGACCGTCTCCGCGACGACGATCGTGGCGCCCGACGAGCGCCTGACCTGGGGGCGCACGATCGGGCTCGGCGTCCAGCACGTCGTCGCGATGTTCGGCGCGACGTTCCTGGTCCCGCTGCTGACCGGGTTCCCGCCGTCGACCACCCTGCTGTTCAGCGGCATCGGGACGATCCTGTTCCTGCTCATCACCGGCAACCGGCTGCCGAGCTACCTCGGCTCCTCGTTCGCGTTCATCGCGCCGATCGGTGCCGCGACGAAGATCGGCGGCATCCCGCTCGCCCTGTCCGGCATCATCGTGGTCGGTGCCCTGCTCGCCGTGGTCGGCCTGGTCGTGCACCTGGCGGGCGCGGGGTGGATCGACCGGCTGATGCCGCCGATCGTGTCCGGCGCGATCGTCGCCCTGATCGGGTTCAACCTGGCGCCGGCGGCCCGCGACAACTTCACGAAGTCCCCCGTCGTCGCGCTCATCACCCTGCTGTCGATCATCCTGGTCACGGTGCTCTTCAAGGGCCTGCTCGGGCGGCTGTCGATCGTCATCGGTGTCGTCATCGGGTACGTCGCGGCGCTCATCGGCGGGCAGGTCGACTTCTCGACGGTGGCCGACAAGCCCTGGATCGGCCTGCCCGAGTTCACCGCGCCGGCGTTCGACCCCGCGCAGCTGCCGATCTACCTGGCGTTCGTGCCGGTCGTGCTCGCGCTGGTCGCCGAGAACGTCGGGCACGTCAAGGGCGTCGGACAGCTCACCGGCCGTGACCTCACCCCGCTGACCGGCCGGGCCCTGATGGCGGACGGCATCTCGACGGTGCTGGCCGGTGTCGGCGGCGGGTCAGCGACCACGACCTACGGCGAGAACATCGGCGTGATGGCGGCCACGCGGGTCTTCTCGACCGCCGCGTACTGGGTCGCCGCGATCGCCGCCGTGCTGCTCGGGCTGTCCCCGAAGATCGGCGCGGTCATCTCGAGCGTGCCGGCGGGTGTCCTGGGCGGAGCGACCACGGCGCTCTACGGCCTGATCGGCGTCATCGGCATCCGCATCTGGGTCGAGAACCGCGTCGACTTCGCCAAGCCGAAGAACCAGCTCACCGCGGGCATCGCGCTCATCATCGGCATCGCGGACTTCACGTTCTCGTTCGGGCAGGCCAGCTTCGGCGGCATCATCGTCGGTACCGTCGCCGCGATCGTCGTCTACCACCTGATGGACCTGATCGGTCGCGCCCGGGGCACCGACCCCGCGGTCCCGGACGCGTCGGAGACCGCGCACGCCGCCACCGGCGGCGTCCCCGCCGAACCGCGCGCCGACTGA
- a CDS encoding CsbD family protein → MGLDDKIKNAAQDIAGKAKEAFGNATNDDSKVAEGKKDQAAASAKQTGEDVKDVFKN, encoded by the coding sequence ATGGGTCTCGACGACAAGATCAAGAACGCTGCTCAGGACATCGCCGGCAAGGCGAAGGAAGCCTTCGGCAACGCCACCAACGACGACTCCAAGGTCGCCGAGGGCAAGAAGGACCAGGCCGCCGCGAGCGCGAAGCAGACGGGCGAGGACGTCAAGGACGTCTTCAAGAACTAG
- a CDS encoding M13-type metalloendopeptidase, which translates to MTDVAGTTGIQTDELDETVQPGDDLYRHVNGRWIDATPIPDDKARYGSFTVLAEAAEVAVREIIERSQQAAPGTEERKVGDLYTSFTDETALEALGTGPIEPLLAEVAAVETTADVIRMVGRFERLGLPSFLQLFVDNDPGDPESYVVFLEQSGLGLPDESYYREERFADIRDKYREFVAAMFPLAGYDESADRTEHVIRLETALAGKHWDNVATRDSQKTYNKLPWSEVAALAPGIDLQLWWEAIDAPLGAFETVVVREPSFLTGLAELLQSETLSAWKDWLAWQVIRGSAPYLTSAFSATSFSFYGTALTGAPKQRERWKRGVSLVEGAMGEAVGRIYVQEHFDETSKATMDDLVAHLVEAYRQSITALDWMTDETRGRALEKLDKFTPKIGYPVRWRDYSALPVTADDLLANVRAVASFQVDRELGKIGKPIDRDEWFMTPQTINAYYNPGFNEIVFPAAILQFPFFDAGRDAAANYGAIGAVIGHEIGHGFDDQGSQYDGDGRLQNWWTEADRAAFEERTKALIAQYDALVPAEVPDNHVNGALTIGENIGDLGGLSIAWKAYLLSLDGHEPAVIDGLSGAERFFLSWAQAWRMAIRPEEAERLLTIDPHSPNEFRCNQVVRNIDVFHETFGVTEQDAMYLDPAERVAIW; encoded by the coding sequence ATGACCGACGTCGCAGGCACCACAGGGATCCAGACCGACGAACTCGACGAGACCGTGCAGCCCGGGGACGACCTGTACCGCCACGTCAACGGACGGTGGATCGACGCCACGCCCATCCCGGACGACAAGGCGCGCTACGGCTCGTTCACCGTGCTGGCCGAGGCCGCCGAGGTCGCCGTCCGCGAGATCATCGAGCGCTCGCAGCAGGCCGCACCCGGCACCGAGGAGCGCAAGGTCGGGGACCTCTACACGTCGTTCACCGACGAGACCGCACTCGAGGCACTCGGCACCGGCCCGATCGAGCCCCTGCTGGCCGAGGTCGCCGCCGTCGAGACCACCGCTGACGTCATCCGCATGGTCGGCCGCTTCGAGCGACTGGGCCTGCCGAGCTTCCTGCAGCTCTTCGTCGACAACGACCCGGGCGACCCCGAGTCCTACGTGGTGTTCCTCGAGCAGTCCGGTCTCGGGCTGCCCGACGAGTCGTACTACCGCGAGGAGCGCTTCGCCGACATCCGCGACAAGTACCGCGAGTTCGTCGCGGCGATGTTCCCGCTCGCCGGGTACGACGAGAGCGCCGACCGCACCGAGCACGTCATCCGGCTCGAGACGGCGCTCGCCGGCAAGCACTGGGACAACGTCGCCACGCGGGACAGTCAGAAGACCTACAACAAGCTGCCCTGGTCCGAGGTGGCGGCACTCGCTCCCGGCATCGACCTGCAGCTGTGGTGGGAGGCGATCGACGCCCCGCTCGGCGCGTTCGAGACGGTCGTCGTCCGCGAGCCCTCGTTCCTGACCGGCCTGGCCGAGCTGCTGCAGTCCGAGACCCTCAGCGCCTGGAAAGACTGGCTGGCGTGGCAGGTCATCCGGGGTTCGGCGCCCTACCTGACCAGTGCCTTCTCGGCGACGAGCTTCTCGTTCTACGGCACCGCCCTCACCGGCGCACCCAAGCAGCGCGAGCGCTGGAAGCGGGGCGTCTCGCTCGTCGAGGGCGCGATGGGCGAGGCCGTCGGCCGGATCTACGTGCAGGAGCACTTCGACGAGACCTCGAAGGCGACGATGGACGACCTCGTCGCGCACCTGGTCGAGGCGTACCGGCAGAGCATCACCGCGCTCGACTGGATGACCGACGAGACCCGTGGCCGGGCCCTCGAGAAGCTCGACAAGTTCACCCCGAAGATCGGCTACCCGGTGCGGTGGCGCGACTACTCCGCGCTGCCGGTCACGGCGGACGACCTGCTCGCGAACGTCCGCGCGGTGGCGAGCTTCCAGGTGGACCGCGAGCTCGGCAAGATCGGCAAGCCGATCGACCGCGACGAGTGGTTCATGACCCCGCAGACCATCAACGCCTACTACAACCCGGGCTTCAACGAGATCGTGTTCCCGGCGGCCATCCTGCAGTTCCCGTTCTTCGACGCCGGCCGGGACGCCGCCGCGAACTACGGTGCGATCGGTGCCGTCATCGGGCACGAGATCGGGCACGGCTTCGACGACCAGGGCTCGCAGTACGACGGTGACGGGCGCCTGCAGAACTGGTGGACCGAGGCCGACCGTGCCGCGTTCGAGGAACGCACGAAGGCCCTCATCGCGCAGTACGACGCTCTCGTGCCGGCCGAGGTGCCGGACAACCACGTCAACGGGGCGCTCACGATCGGTGAGAACATCGGCGACCTGGGTGGGCTGTCCATCGCGTGGAAGGCCTACCTGCTCTCGCTCGACGGCCACGAGCCCGCCGTGATCGACGGGCTCTCCGGTGCAGAGCGGTTCTTCCTGAGCTGGGCCCAGGCCTGGCGGATGGCGATCCGACCGGAAGAGGCCGAGCGGCTGCTGACGATCGACCCGCACTCGCCGAACGAGTTCCGCTGCAACCAGGTCGTCCGGAACATCGACGTGTTCCACGAGACCTTCGGCGTGACCGAGCAGGACGCGATGTACCTCGACCCCGCCGAGCGCGTCGCGATCTGGTGA
- a CDS encoding LacI family DNA-binding transcriptional regulator: MDDTATPRGASDPGAGATGSTGADADGRRGAARAVRAARPTLVAVARAAGVAPSTASLAFSGTGPVSDETRARVLAAAAELGYDGPDPRARSLRRGRSGVIGVVMDDRLSDAFRDPVNVLTLDGIAEVAGEAGASLLLVRSPLDDERGAGPLVDAPMDAVVLVGCNVRVDPAVAVLRRRGIPVVAIEADDIEGAVPIQLDNREGSRRAAAFLRDLGHESVTVVTLPLDASHHRGPMSAERFAAGAAHTTMERLRGVRGVYPDAVAIEAGGSSVEEGRIAGDLLFGPGGTRPTAVVAQSDLLAVGVISAALEAGLRVPEDVSVVGFDGIRVDDSLLHRSPIRQLTTLVQPFVQKGQAAARAALAMLEGASPQGASFRSELRVGDTTGPPRAS, encoded by the coding sequence ATGGACGACACGGCAACACCACGCGGCGCGTCGGACCCGGGCGCGGGTGCGACGGGCTCGACGGGCGCGGACGCGGACGGGCGCCGGGGGGCGGCCCGAGCGGTCCGTGCTGCTCGACCGACGCTCGTCGCGGTCGCGCGTGCCGCCGGGGTCGCTCCGTCCACGGCGTCGCTCGCCTTCAGCGGGACGGGCCCGGTGTCCGACGAGACCCGCGCTCGGGTCCTCGCCGCAGCGGCCGAACTCGGCTACGACGGGCCCGATCCGCGGGCGCGCTCGCTGCGCCGGGGCCGGTCCGGGGTGATCGGGGTCGTGATGGACGACCGGCTGAGCGACGCCTTCCGCGACCCGGTGAACGTCCTGACGCTCGACGGCATCGCGGAGGTCGCGGGCGAAGCGGGTGCGTCCCTGCTGCTGGTCCGCAGCCCGCTCGACGACGAACGCGGCGCGGGGCCGCTCGTCGACGCTCCGATGGACGCCGTCGTGCTGGTGGGCTGCAACGTGCGGGTCGACCCGGCGGTCGCCGTCCTGCGGCGTCGGGGGATCCCGGTCGTCGCGATCGAGGCCGACGACATCGAGGGCGCGGTCCCCATCCAGCTCGACAACCGCGAGGGCTCCCGCCGAGCCGCCGCGTTCCTCCGTGACCTCGGGCACGAGTCGGTGACGGTCGTGACGCTGCCGCTCGACGCATCGCACCACCGCGGCCCGATGTCCGCCGAGCGGTTCGCCGCCGGTGCCGCGCACACGACCATGGAACGGCTGCGCGGTGTGCGCGGCGTGTACCCGGACGCCGTCGCGATCGAGGCCGGCGGCAGCTCGGTCGAAGAGGGCCGCATCGCCGGAGACCTGCTGTTCGGGCCCGGCGGGACGCGTCCGACCGCGGTCGTGGCGCAGAGTGACCTGCTCGCGGTCGGGGTCATCTCGGCCGCGCTCGAGGCCGGGCTCCGCGTCCCCGAGGACGTCAGCGTGGTGGGCTTCGACGGCATCCGCGTGGACGACAGCCTGCTGCACCGCTCGCCGATCCGGCAGCTGACCACGCTCGTGCAGCCCTTCGTGCAGAAGGGCCAGGCGGCCGCGCGGGCAGCGCTCGCCATGCTCGAGGGCGCTTCACCCCAGGGTGCGTCGTTCCGCTCCGAGCTCCGCGTCGGCGACACGACGGGCCCCCCGCGCGCGTCCTGA
- a CDS encoding MATE family efflux transporter has translation MPPSRRAVDRDIVRLALPALGALVVEPLFLLTDTALVGHLGATPLAAVGLASAVLQTVTGLLVFLAYSTTPAVARALGGGDRRGAVHAGIDGMWLALGLGVVLALVGWPLAGPLVALFGADAAVSGAATSYLTVSLVGLPGILLVTASTGLLRGLQDTRTPLVVATVGFVANGLLNALLIYGFGWGVAGSAAGTVVVQWAMAAVYIVIAVRAARRVGAALRPGTSGVVRALRSGAWLFLRTASLRVAMLATVGVAAGLGTTGLATTQVGLTVFSTLAFALDALAIAGQALVGHALGARDAERVRLVTTRLVVLGIAGGVLLGALTLAVSGVLGPVFSDSAAVRSALPLVLVLIAVGMPVAGYVFVLDGVLIGAGDARYLAIAGGVNLVVYLPLLWAFGHGLVALWAVFAFGYIGVRAVTLGVRAHRPGWIAVALTR, from the coding sequence ATGCCCCCGTCCCGTCGCGCCGTCGACCGCGACATCGTCCGCCTGGCGCTGCCGGCGCTCGGTGCGCTCGTCGTCGAGCCGCTGTTCCTGCTGACGGACACGGCCCTGGTCGGCCACCTCGGGGCGACCCCGCTCGCCGCGGTCGGGCTCGCGAGCGCGGTGCTGCAGACTGTCACCGGACTGCTCGTGTTCCTGGCGTACTCGACGACGCCCGCGGTGGCCCGCGCGCTCGGTGGCGGTGACCGACGCGGCGCCGTGCACGCCGGGATCGACGGGATGTGGCTCGCGCTCGGACTCGGGGTCGTGCTGGCCCTGGTCGGGTGGCCGCTCGCTGGACCGCTCGTGGCGCTGTTCGGCGCGGACGCGGCGGTGTCCGGTGCGGCGACGTCGTACCTGACCGTGTCGCTCGTCGGGCTGCCCGGGATCCTGCTCGTGACCGCGTCGACCGGGCTGCTGCGCGGACTGCAGGACACCAGGACGCCGCTCGTCGTCGCGACGGTCGGCTTCGTGGCGAACGGGCTGCTCAACGCACTGCTGATCTACGGCTTCGGGTGGGGTGTCGCGGGGTCGGCGGCCGGCACGGTCGTCGTGCAGTGGGCGATGGCGGCGGTGTACATCGTGATCGCGGTCCGGGCAGCGCGGCGGGTGGGCGCTGCGCTGCGTCCGGGGACCTCCGGCGTGGTGCGGGCGCTGCGCTCGGGCGCGTGGCTGTTCCTGCGGACGGCGTCACTGCGCGTGGCGATGCTCGCGACCGTCGGTGTCGCGGCGGGGCTGGGGACGACCGGGCTCGCGACCACCCAGGTGGGGCTGACGGTGTTCAGCACGCTGGCGTTCGCGCTCGACGCCCTGGCCATCGCCGGGCAGGCGCTCGTCGGGCACGCGCTCGGCGCCCGGGACGCCGAGCGGGTCCGCCTGGTGACGACCCGACTCGTGGTGCTCGGGATCGCCGGCGGCGTGCTGCTCGGGGCGCTGACGCTCGCCGTGAGCGGGGTGCTCGGGCCGGTGTTCTCCGACTCGGCGGCGGTCCGCTCGGCGCTGCCGCTCGTGCTGGTGCTCATCGCGGTCGGGATGCCGGTGGCGGGCTACGTGTTCGTGCTCGACGGGGTGTTGATCGGCGCGGGTGACGCCCGGTACCTGGCGATCGCCGGCGGGGTGAACCTGGTCGTGTACCTGCCGCTGCTGTGGGCGTTCGGCCACGGGCTCGTGGCGCTGTGGGCGGTGTTCGCCTTCGGGTACATCGGCGTGCGGGCGGTCACGCTCGGGGTCCGGGCGCACCGGCCGGGGTGGATCGCGGTGGCCCTGACGCGGTGA
- a CDS encoding serine hydrolase, whose product MVEPDAAPSSRRRRQDGRAGAGSRARGRHRGGGEDRFSATVEALGGLALDGAGVSASVIDTSSGRALLAVDDRMVQSVGGLGRVLLLIEVAARLEDGRLHGDRLQRMARDTAAGPGLWQFLQEPTMQVSDLATLVGATADAWATNALLSTVGIDAVRERAESLGVERSAFIDRVRDRRGPDDAPDVAVAAAGELSWVMRGLALGEVVDEGVSNRVLGWLSLASDLSLVAGSFGLDPLAHRALDHGLQAVAVTGTGPGVRSEAGVLRGPGSSVSYAVTVTFEDDTLDRRLAVVEALRTMGTEVLDAVHVTVTR is encoded by the coding sequence ATGGTCGAGCCCGACGCGGCCCCGTCCTCGCGGCGGCGACGCCAGGACGGTCGCGCGGGCGCGGGGAGCCGTGCACGTGGTCGCCACCGCGGCGGCGGCGAGGACCGGTTCTCCGCGACGGTCGAGGCCCTCGGGGGACTCGCGCTGGACGGAGCCGGTGTCAGCGCGTCGGTCATCGACACCTCGAGCGGTCGAGCGCTGCTGGCCGTCGACGACCGCATGGTCCAGTCCGTCGGCGGACTCGGACGGGTCCTGCTGCTGATCGAGGTCGCGGCGCGGCTCGAGGACGGTCGGCTGCACGGGGACCGGCTGCAGCGGATGGCGCGCGACACCGCCGCGGGGCCGGGCCTCTGGCAGTTCCTGCAGGAGCCGACGATGCAGGTGTCCGACCTGGCGACCCTGGTCGGGGCGACCGCCGACGCGTGGGCGACGAACGCCCTGCTGTCGACGGTCGGCATCGACGCCGTCCGTGAGCGCGCCGAGTCGCTCGGGGTCGAGCGGTCCGCGTTCATCGACCGTGTCCGTGACCGCCGGGGCCCGGACGACGCGCCCGACGTCGCCGTGGCGGCGGCCGGCGAGCTCAGCTGGGTGATGCGGGGCCTCGCGCTCGGCGAGGTCGTGGACGAGGGCGTGTCGAACCGTGTGCTCGGGTGGTTGTCCCTGGCGAGCGACCTCAGCCTGGTCGCGGGGTCGTTCGGTCTCGACCCCCTCGCGCACCGGGCGCTCGACCACGGTCTGCAGGCGGTCGCCGTCACCGGGACGGGCCCGGGAGTCCGTTCCGAGGCGGGGGTCCTGCGCGGTCCCGGCTCGTCGGTCAGCTACGCGGTGACCGTGACGTTCGAGGACGACACCCTCGACCGGCGTCTGGCCGTCGTCGAGGCGCTGCGGACCATGGGCACCGAGGTGCTCGACGCGGTCCACGTGACCGTGACCCGCTGA
- a CDS encoding MFS transporter permease, with translation MTVWSGRRGRRFGRERPPRARGVWIAAVVGVLAVLLLFVGAFLPLTGFLAGVTATTAGLVPFPFVRVTLVTILGGVVVLALLILAVTRRRSVAAWVPVVLAVLVTLAVTAYPLVTVAIGSADRAGDVWPIITDLVRRITG, from the coding sequence ATGACCGTGTGGTCCGGACGCCGCGGCCGTCGCTTCGGTCGGGAACGTCCGCCGCGCGCCCGCGGCGTCTGGATCGCCGCGGTGGTCGGCGTCCTCGCCGTCCTCCTGCTCTTCGTCGGCGCGTTCCTGCCGCTGACGGGCTTCCTGGCCGGCGTCACGGCCACCACCGCGGGCCTGGTGCCGTTCCCGTTCGTCCGCGTCACCCTCGTGACGATCCTGGGCGGGGTCGTCGTGCTCGCCTTGCTGATCCTCGCCGTCACCCGGCGTCGTAGCGTGGCAGCGTGGGTGCCGGTCGTCCTCGCGGTCCTCGTCACCCTCGCCGTGACGGCCTACCCGCTCGTCACCGTCGCGATCGGCTCGGCAGACCGGGCCGGCGACGTGTGGCCGATCATCACCGACCTCGTACGACGGATCACCGGCTGA